Within the Halarcobacter mediterraneus genome, the region AACTTATATATAACAAATACTACTAAAACTACAGCAAAAGCTTCAAACAGAAACATTACTTTATAATCAAAATTTGAGATAATTATTCCTGCAATTACAGCAGAAATTATCCTTGTAAGAGAAAATAGACTTGATTGAATCGCATAATCAACAGCTTTACTTGAACTTCTACTATAATCCATTATAAGAGAAAATATAATTGCAGAAGAAAAAGTAATAGAAGCTGCACTTAAAGTAACTACAACTAATAAAGCAAAATATGAAAAATGTTCAAAATACTCAATACTAAATAGACTTAAAATAGTTATTATATTTACAAAAGCAAAAAGAATAAGTATACTTTTTTTAGAAAACTTTTTGCCCACAATACTGGCAATAAAACCAGCAAAAAAACCAATAATACTTCCATAAATTCCCACATAAAAAGCTACATTATCAGGGCTAACTCCTTTTAAAATCAAATAAGGTTTTAAGAACACCCAAACGGCACTTATAAAAGCGAAGTAGAAACTTAATATAAAAATCCAAATTCCTATATTTTTTTGTTTAAAAAAAGATATTAAAGCTTTAAAAGATACGGGTTCTTCTTTTATAGTTTTATTGTTTTCTTCAATAAAGTAAAGAGCAAACAATGATATTAAAACTAAAATTGACATTATTATAAAAGTATTTTGCCAAGCTAGATGATTATAAAAAAGTAAAAAAACTCCTCCACCTAAAAGTGCAGCTACAAAAAAAGAGCTTGATTTATATGAACCAGCAATTATTCTTTCTTCTTTTGTAAAAACTTTTATTGACAAGGCATTTAAAGGGATATCAACAAAAGTTGCAACTAAAGTTGTAAGTATTATTGCAAGTAGCACTATATATACATTATCTTGTAAAGATAAAAAACTAATTGCAAATAAAAGAATTGCATATAAGATTGTTATAAATATAATCCATTTTTTATAATGATTCTTTTCAAAAATAAACTTATCAATTGGAACAGAAAATAAAAACTTTATAACAGCAGGTAAACCTACCATTTGAAACATTCCGATTAACTTAGAATCAAAACCTTCCATTTGCAAAATCATAGGCATTCCCAACATAAAAAAAATAAAAGGACTCAAAAATGCTGCATGTAAAATACCAAAAAGAATATTCTTTTTTATTAGTTGTGTATTCATTTCTTTACTTTCTTACTATATGAATTTGAGTTTTTGTTAGAGGAAACTGTTCAGTAGTGTATGAATTTATATTTCTAAAACCTACTTTTTCAAAGGCTTGAGACAAGTGCATAGGTTTGAAAGTTGTTCTTCCTTGAAGTTTTAAGCCAAGAAAATAGAAAAAACTATCTTCATATTGTTCTTTTTCTTCCCCTATTTCCACATGGGCACTTATTAAAATTCCATTTGGATTCAAGGCTTTATAGATTTTTTCTAATACCTCATCTTTATTTTCAAAGAAATAAAAGATATTGCTACACCAAATAAAATCATAATTAGAACCTATTTCATCATTTTGAATATCTCCACCTACAAATTTAACTCTATTATCTAAATTATATTCACTAATATGCTCTTTTACTACCTCAGCTAAATCAGGGAAATCAAATAATACACCTGAAAGATTAGGATATTTATTTATAATTTCTAAGCCCAGTACTCCAGAAGAACAGCCTAGGTCTAGCATTTTTTTCATTTTGGGGAAGTCTTGTATTTCTTGAACTATTTCTAGAACAGTTTTTGAAATTAGATTCTTTTGTTCTTGTTTTAAAGATTTTTTTGAAGCATTTGCCCAAAGTTTTGAATTTTTTGCCAAGGCTTGTTTAGCTGAGCCTTCACTAATAAGTTTTGACATAACTTTTCTACTATGAGTACTAAGTTCTTTTCTATGTAAAAATACATCTCCACAATATGAAGATGTATTATATACGAAATATTTTTTTGCTAAAGAGCTGTTTATATAAAAACTTTTTTCTTTTTTAATTAAATCCATCATAGCCAATGCTTCTAAGAGTATTTGGGTATTTTCTTTATTAGTATTAAGATAAGAAAGTAGTTTTTCTAAATCTATATTCTCTTCTTCTAAATACATAAAAAGTTTTAATTTTAAAGCTATTGCTAGAACTTCTACTTTATTTTGTTCTAGAAGCATTGTTAGATATTTGTTTATTCCTATATTCATTTTCTTTCCTAAAACTTATATGCTAATTGAATACCAAATTCTCTATCATCAAAGTATGCTGTATTTGTACCATTTACAAAAGCATTTGTTGCATGATGTTCTTTATCAAATATATTTTTTCCATAAAAATAAATCTCAAAGTTTTTGGTTTCATATCCTATTTTTGTATTAACTAGTTCATATGCTTTTTGATAATATTTATTTTCAACATCATAATAAGTCTTTCCATAGCCATTTACATCTACCCTTGCAAAATATCCATCAAGATTTTTATATTGTAACCCTATATTAAAATTATATTTTGGAGCAAAGGTTGAATAGTTATCACTATAATCTCCATTTATGTCTTTATAGTCATCAAATTTTGTACTATTTATTCCTGTACTTGCAAAAAGTGTTAAATCCTCACTTAAAAAAGCTTGTAATTCTAACTCTATTCCTTTTGATTTTGCTTTTGCTGCATTTACCATATATACAACTGCAGGCATAGGCATTTCTTGTACTTGCATATCATCTATATCCATATAATAAATAGCTGAACTAAAAAGAAGTGAGTCATTAAGAAATAAACCTTTATATCCTAATTCATAAGAAGTAAGTGATTCTTCATCATAAACTTTATTTTCATTGCTTGGAGCAAAAGGATTAAATCCTCCACTTCTATAACCTTTTGCAACTGTAAAATAAGTAGAACTATCTTTGTTAATATCATAAATAAGTGATAGTTTTGGAGAAAAGTTATTAAAACTTTCTTCTAAATCAATATTTCGTAAAGCTACTTGTATATCTTTTTTCTCATAGTCATATCTTAATCCAGCATTTATACTAAGCTTTTGTGTTATTGGTGTAGTTACATTTGTAAAAACACTATATGACTTTGAATTTAAATCCTGAGGAACAGAATTTGAACCTGTTGGATCCATCATTGTAATTCTTTTAAAGAATACTTCATCATCTTGTTTATCTAAATATATACCTGATACAACTTTTGTATCTGCAAAATTGTTTTCCAATCTGAACTCTTGAGATAAAGTATCAAATTCATAGTCTCTATACATATGAACAATAGTATTAGAAGTTAAGTCACTATCTACTGCTGTTTTATCCTTGTGAATTCTTTTGGATGTTATTGAAGTAAATTTTGTATCTTCATTAATATCATAATCTACACTTAATGCAAAATTACTCGTAGTAGGTTTAACATATCCTACCAGATTTGAAGACACTTGAACATTATCAAGATTTAATCCAGCTTTTGCCCAATCTGAAGAACCATTATTCATTTCCATTCTCGAAGCAATGAATGAAATATCTAAATTATCTGTAGGAGTATATCTAAAGTTTAATTTTCCATAATCACTTTCTTTGTCATTTTCATCTGCTCCTGTAAAAGTATTTTTTATATAGCCATCTTTTTCAGTATGCTTATATGTTAAGCTTCCATAAAACTTATCTTTTATTATTGCCCCTGAAACCTTTGCTCCAAATTCTCTTTTTCCATCAGTACCTATAGTAGTAAAGATTTTTCCTCTTGTTTCATTATCTGGCTTTTTTGTTATAACATTTATAACACCTACTTCTGAGTTTTTACCATATAAGGTTCCTTGCGGTCCTTTTAAAACTTCTATTCTTTCTATATCTAACAAACCATCATTAAAACCAAAACTACTCATAGTAGGAACCCCATCAACATACAGACTTACAGGAGTAGAAAAAGATACAATATTTGCAGCAACTCCTCTCATAGAAGGAGCTACTAAGCCTGGCTGACCAGAGTTAAAAAACATTAAAGATGGAACATAAGCTGCAATATCTTCTAAAGTCTCTATATTCTTATTTTCAATATCTTCATTATCTATAACTGTTACAGAAGCAGGAACTTTTAAAATATTTTCTTCTGTTTTAGTTGCTGTTATTGTAATATCATTTAAAGTGATATTTGAAGCTGCACTTAACGAAATAGCACTACATAAAAGTAGAGTTTTTATTTTCCTCATTTTGTATTCCTTAATAAAAATTTTACAATAGGTATTCTATAATTCTATATAATGATATTCAATATCATTAGTATTTCAAAAGGTTTTTTTTATATTCTATAAGGAATTATTATGTGCAAACTAGATTTAAATGATTATAGTCAATCTTCAAAAGATATAAGTTACTTTAATCCAAACCTACCAAAAGATATAGCTATAAGTAATAATGAAAATATTCAACTTCAAGAAGATTTTTATATATTAAGAACAAATTATAAGTTTAATCAAAAAACCCAATTAAAAGCAAAACAAAAAGGCAAAAAGTTTGTAATAACCTTTACTCTTAAAGGAAATGCAAAATACGAAAACCATAATAAACAAATAGTTGATTTCAAAAAAGGATATACTACTATTAGTATTTTTGAACAATCTAATGGCGTTCGAAGATTTGAAGATAAGGAAATAGATCAACTTAGAATAATACTAAATGAAAACTTTTTAAAAAGAAACTTTCAAACAACTCTTTTGGATAAATACTTAGATAACTCAAAAATTAAACTTATTGACTTTTCTCCCACAAGTTTTGAATCTCAAGTTTTAATAGAAGAAATACTTGATTATGAAAAAGATAGTGAGCTTAATTGTATTTATTTACAAAGTAAGGCCTTAGAAATTTTACACTTAGAAATAAATAGAATAAATAAAAACAATGATAAAAAACTATTTTTAGATGAATATGATACAAAACAAATATATAAAGCAAAAGAGATATTGTTTAAAAATATAAAAAATCCACCTTCTATTGTAGAATTAGCAAAACAAGTTCACCTAAATGAATTTAAACTAAAAAATGGTTTCAAACAAGTATTTAATACAACACCCTATAAACTATTATTTAAATATAAAATGCAAAAAGCCAAACAATTATTACAAAGTCAAGAATACAATGTAAATGAAGTAGCAAAAGAGTGTGGATATAAATACTCAAATAACTTTAGTGATGCCTTTTATAAAGAGTTTAATATCTCTCCAAAAAGTTTTATGAATATCAAGAAATGACATATCATTCTCCTTGACAACATACCATAAGGTATGGTACTATTTTTTTAAATATATTTATTCCCAATTTATAGGCTCTTTATTTATTCAACCAAGAATCACTTATGAGCAACAACAAAATTTAGACAAACTATTTTTAGAACTACTTCAAAGAGGGGAAAACAATGAATACTTTATTTACATTCTATATTTTTATAATAATGTTAGGAATAACATTAATTCATATATATTGGTATAAAGGTGGATATTGGCCAGGGGAAAATAAGCAAGACTTTATTGATAAAGTTATAGGAAGAGAAGTATCTTTACCTGGAAAAGGAATGTATACATTTGTTATAATTTGTTTCTTTATAATGGCTATTTTTCCAATTACTGTTTATTATAAAATTAATATAGGTATTAATACTTATGAGAAATATTTTTTTTTAGCTTTTGGAGTAATATTTACTTTAAGAGCTTTAGGTATGTTTATTCCAGTACTTGCAAAAAGGGCTACAAAAATATTTTTAGAATATAATAAAAAATACTATGCACCCCTTTGTATAACTCTTGCAATAGCTTATTTTGGTTTATACTATCTAAACCTTTAAATTGATAAAAATAAGCTACAAAAAAACAGTTTATTTATATAAAATATAAATAAAAAGGCAAATAAATGAAAAATATTTTATTTATCTCATTAACAATTTTTATCTTCACGGCTTGTTCTTATAAAGACCCAAATATAAAAAGTGTAAAAAAAGTTGATTTAGATAGATATCTTGGTGCATGGTATGAAATTGCAAGGTATGAACATAGTTTTGAAAAAGATTGTAAGAATGTAACTGCAACTTACAGTGTAAAAGAAAATAATGAAATAAAAGTTATCAATAGATGTACTAAAATAACTACCAATGAAAAAACAGAAGCTATTGGTGAAGCTTATGCTATAGATAATTCAAACTCAAAATTAAAGGTATCATTTTTTTGGCCTTTTTATGGAGATTATTGGATTATAATGCTTGATAAAAACTATTCTTATGCAGTAGTTAGTGAACCTAGTAAAAAATATCTTTGGATTTTATCAAGAGATAAAAAACTACAAGAAAAAGACAAAAGTATAATTTTAGAAAAATTGAACTCTTTAAATTATGATTTATCTAAACTTATTTGGACAGTTCAAGACTAGACTAAAAAAGTATAGACCTTAGTTTGGTCTATATACTTTAATATTTTTGTATCCTTTTGAATCAATTAGATATTGAGCGTGTAATTGACTTAAAATACCTTTATCACAATAAAAAAGATATTGTTTATCTTGAGGAAGTTTTTCAAACTCTTTTTTTAGTTTAAAAAATGGTATTTTTATGGTTTCACAAGAAGTTTCAA harbors:
- a CDS encoding MFS transporter gives rise to the protein MNTQLIKKNILFGILHAAFLSPFIFFMLGMPMILQMEGFDSKLIGMFQMVGLPAVIKFLFSVPIDKFIFEKNHYKKWIIFITILYAILLFAISFLSLQDNVYIVLLAIILTTLVATFVDIPLNALSIKVFTKEERIIAGSYKSSSFFVAALLGGGVFLLFYNHLAWQNTFIIMSILVLISLFALYFIEENNKTIKEEPVSFKALISFFKQKNIGIWIFILSFYFAFISAVWVFLKPYLILKGVSPDNVAFYVGIYGSIIGFFAGFIASIVGKKFSKKSILILFAFVNIITILSLFSIEYFEHFSYFALLVVVTLSAASITFSSAIIFSLIMDYSRSSSKAVDYAIQSSLFSLTRIISAVIAGIIISNFDYKVMFLFEAFAVVLVVFVIYKFYKV
- a CDS encoding class I SAM-dependent methyltransferase, yielding MNIGINKYLTMLLEQNKVEVLAIALKLKLFMYLEEENIDLEKLLSYLNTNKENTQILLEALAMMDLIKKEKSFYINSSLAKKYFVYNTSSYCGDVFLHRKELSTHSRKVMSKLISEGSAKQALAKNSKLWANASKKSLKQEQKNLISKTVLEIVQEIQDFPKMKKMLDLGCSSGVLGLEIINKYPNLSGVLFDFPDLAEVVKEHISEYNLDNRVKFVGGDIQNDEIGSNYDFIWCSNIFYFFENKDEVLEKIYKALNPNGILISAHVEIGEEKEQYEDSFFYFLGLKLQGRTTFKPMHLSQAFEKVGFRNINSYTTEQFPLTKTQIHIVRK
- a CDS encoding TonB-dependent receptor, with protein sequence MRKIKTLLLCSAISLSAASNITLNDITITATKTEENILKVPASVTVIDNEDIENKNIETLEDIAAYVPSLMFFNSGQPGLVAPSMRGVAANIVSFSTPVSLYVDGVPTMSSFGFNDGLLDIERIEVLKGPQGTLYGKNSEVGVINVITKKPDNETRGKIFTTIGTDGKREFGAKVSGAIIKDKFYGSLTYKHTEKDGYIKNTFTGADENDKESDYGKLNFRYTPTDNLDISFIASRMEMNNGSSDWAKAGLNLDNVQVSSNLVGYVKPTTSNFALSVDYDINEDTKFTSITSKRIHKDKTAVDSDLTSNTIVHMYRDYEFDTLSQEFRLENNFADTKVVSGIYLDKQDDEVFFKRITMMDPTGSNSVPQDLNSKSYSVFTNVTTPITQKLSINAGLRYDYEKKDIQVALRNIDLEESFNNFSPKLSLIYDINKDSSTYFTVAKGYRSGGFNPFAPSNENKVYDEESLTSYELGYKGLFLNDSLLFSSAIYYMDIDDMQVQEMPMPAVVYMVNAAKAKSKGIELELQAFLSEDLTLFASTGINSTKFDDYKDINGDYSDNYSTFAPKYNFNIGLQYKNLDGYFARVDVNGYGKTYYDVENKYYQKAYELVNTKIGYETKNFEIYFYGKNIFDKEHHATNAFVNGTNTAYFDDREFGIQLAYKF
- a CDS encoding helix-turn-helix transcriptional regulator, coding for MCKLDLNDYSQSSKDISYFNPNLPKDIAISNNENIQLQEDFYILRTNYKFNQKTQLKAKQKGKKFVITFTLKGNAKYENHNKQIVDFKKGYTTISIFEQSNGVRRFEDKEIDQLRIILNENFLKRNFQTTLLDKYLDNSKIKLIDFSPTSFESQVLIEEILDYEKDSELNCIYLQSKALEILHLEINRINKNNDKKLFLDEYDTKQIYKAKEILFKNIKNPPSIVELAKQVHLNEFKLKNGFKQVFNTTPYKLLFKYKMQKAKQLLQSQEYNVNEVAKECGYKYSNNFSDAFYKEFNISPKSFMNIKK
- a CDS encoding DUF3995 domain-containing protein, coding for MNTLFTFYIFIIMLGITLIHIYWYKGGYWPGENKQDFIDKVIGREVSLPGKGMYTFVIICFFIMAIFPITVYYKINIGINTYEKYFFLAFGVIFTLRALGMFIPVLAKRATKIFLEYNKKYYAPLCITLAIAYFGLYYLNL
- a CDS encoding lipocalin family protein; amino-acid sequence: MKNILFISLTIFIFTACSYKDPNIKSVKKVDLDRYLGAWYEIARYEHSFEKDCKNVTATYSVKENNEIKVINRCTKITTNEKTEAIGEAYAIDNSNSKLKVSFFWPFYGDYWIIMLDKNYSYAVVSEPSKKYLWILSRDKKLQEKDKSIILEKLNSLNYDLSKLIWTVQD